In one window of Vallitalea okinawensis DNA:
- a CDS encoding MerR family transcriptional regulator, with amino-acid sequence MYICYYNHCKVYCNNIVKEVFIIIRIKFSTGEFAKICHTTKNTLFHYEKEKIFEPAFRDDNGYRYYTEEQIEVFFLIVSLKEIGMTSKEIKSYLSKRSPKELLNLLGEQEKIINKKIKKLKHIKNIMKNTQVITEKALQVEINKYYMIECEEQFLVTTEDISNLSQKDIIYSIANLERLCFENNIDTYNNLGKILDFKSGRDLDFNNYNKYYFRLVSKKGIKSLHVKEKGTYLTFYCAGNENISTIYNNFINFINSKKYEVCSPFYEIPVLDEASTSGSKNYLIEISIKVGNINT; translated from the coding sequence TTGTATATTTGCTACTATAATCATTGTAAAGTATATTGTAACAATATAGTCAAGGAGGTATTTATAATTATTAGAATAAAGTTTTCAACTGGTGAATTTGCGAAAATCTGCCATACAACTAAAAACACATTATTTCATTATGAAAAAGAGAAAATATTTGAACCTGCGTTCAGAGATGACAATGGGTATAGATATTATACAGAAGAACAAATAGAAGTTTTCTTCCTTATTGTTTCTCTAAAAGAAATAGGAATGACTTCTAAGGAAATTAAAAGTTATTTATCAAAAAGAAGCCCAAAAGAACTATTAAACCTATTGGGTGAGCAAGAAAAAATCATTAATAAAAAAATTAAAAAACTAAAACATATTAAAAATATTATGAAAAATACTCAAGTAATAACCGAAAAAGCTCTGCAAGTAGAAATTAATAAATACTATATGATAGAGTGTGAAGAGCAGTTTTTAGTTACAACTGAAGATATATCAAACTTATCGCAGAAAGATATAATTTATAGCATAGCAAATCTTGAAAGATTATGCTTTGAAAACAACATTGATACTTACAATAATTTAGGTAAAATTTTAGATTTTAAAAGTGGTAGAGATCTAGATTTCAATAATTACAATAAATACTACTTTAGATTAGTATCTAAAAAAGGAATTAAATCACTTCACGTAAAAGAAAAAGGAACATATTTAACTTTCTATTGTGCAGGTAATGAAAACATATCAACAATCTATAATAATTTCATTAACTTCATCAATAGTAAAAAATATGAAGTCTGTAGTCCTTTTTATGAAATACCTGTACTCGATGAAGCCTCAACTAGTGGATCTAAAAACTATTTGATTGAAATAAGCATTAAGGTAGGAAATATTAATACCTAA
- a CDS encoding oxidoreductase encodes MNFENLQVSKALELRNMTIKNRIVRSATHSMLGNLDGTISADELKMYDELASNEIGLIIAGQFFVSKDGIVAPGSNELINDDHVNHAKKIKEIVEPNDTKVIAQLNHAGIEAYSQDPFGPSKFNLEDGRVAREMTIDEITRVKSDFIDAAVRAQKSGMDGVQLHAAHGYLLCEFLKPSINKRTDNYGGSSENRFRIVREILEEIKEACGKAYPVFIKIDSNDLIETATYNEDLDYMMFQFETLGIEAVEFSGSDFATKKYSDHNYFLDRALEIKGDRNIATMVVGGVRNFNDMETVLTSGIDMVSLSRPFITEPDLITRLKKGQEKSRCVSCSKCASAGRKRCILNTL; translated from the coding sequence ATGAATTTCGAAAATCTGCAAGTATCTAAAGCACTAGAGCTAAGAAACATGACAATCAAGAATAGAATTGTAAGATCAGCGACGCATAGTATGCTTGGTAATCTTGATGGGACCATCAGCGCAGATGAGCTTAAAATGTATGATGAGTTGGCATCCAATGAAATCGGGCTCATTATTGCAGGACAGTTTTTCGTTTCAAAGGACGGTATTGTTGCACCGGGTTCAAATGAACTGATTAATGACGATCATGTTAACCATGCAAAAAAAATCAAGGAAATTGTAGAGCCGAATGACACGAAGGTTATTGCACAACTCAACCATGCAGGTATCGAAGCTTATTCACAAGATCCATTCGGACCGTCTAAATTTAATCTAGAAGATGGTAGAGTTGCAAGAGAGATGACGATTGATGAAATTACTAGAGTGAAAAGTGATTTTATTGACGCCGCTGTACGTGCACAAAAATCCGGAATGGATGGTGTGCAATTACACGCTGCTCATGGGTATCTTTTATGCGAATTTCTGAAGCCATCTATCAATAAGCGTACGGATAACTATGGTGGAAGTTCAGAAAACAGATTTAGAATTGTACGTGAGATATTGGAAGAAATTAAAGAAGCCTGTGGGAAAGCTTATCCAGTGTTCATAAAGATCGATTCCAATGATCTGATAGAAACTGCTACGTATAATGAGGATCTAGATTACATGATGTTTCAGTTTGAGACACTTGGTATAGAAGCGGTTGAATTCAGTGGTTCAGATTTCGCAACGAAGAAATATTCTGATCATAATTATTTCTTGGATCGTGCCCTTGAGATCAAAGGTGATAGGAATATCGCGACTATGGTTGTTGGGGGTGTAAGAAACTTCAATGATATGGAAACTGTATTAACATCAGGTATAGATATGGTTTCATTGTCTAGACCATTTATCACTGAACCAGACCTTATTACACGTCTAAAAAAGGGTCAGGAAAAATCACGTTGTGTTAGCTGTAGCAAGTGTGCGTCTGCTGGTAGAAAAAGATGTATTCTGAATACGCTTTAA